One Eublepharis macularius isolate TG4126 chromosome 6, MPM_Emac_v1.0, whole genome shotgun sequence DNA segment encodes these proteins:
- the PCYT1A gene encoding choline-phosphate cytidylyltransferase A isoform X3 — protein sequence MDWTGVFPAELPDAIRGMETQGSTRLNSRKRRKEGVGPNGATETDGIPLKVPRNCLGLREPAPFSDELEVDYSKPYIRVTYEEALRGTPLDRPVRVYADGIFDLFHSGHARALMQAKSLFPNTYLIVGVCSDELTHNFKGFTVMNENERYDAVQHCRYVDEVVRNAPWTLSPEFLAEHRIDFVAHDDIPYSSAGSDDVYRHIKEAGMFAPTQRTEGISTSDIITRIVRDYDVYARRNLQRGYTAKELNVSFINEKKYHLQERVDKVKKRVKDVEEKSKEFVQKVEEKSIDLIQKWEEKSREFIGNFLEMFGPEGALTNTANSSGSYTTCTRSGPRACEFMGRNTC from the exons GTCTTTCCAGCCGAGCTGCCGGACGCGATTCGTGGGATGGAGACTCAGGGCTCAACCAGGCTGAAttccaggaagagaaggaaagaaggggtAGGACCCAATGGCGCCACTGAGACAGATGGCATTCCGCTCAAGGTGCCACGGAACTGTTTG GGACTCCGAGAGCCGGCTCCATTTTCCGATGAGCTTGAAGTGGATTACAGCAAGCCATACATCCGAGTCACCTACGAGGAGGCCTTGAGAGGGACCCCGT TGGACAGACCAGTCAGGGTTTACGCCGATGGGATATTCGATCTTTTCCACTCTGGCCACGCCCGGGCCCTGATGCAAGCCAAAAGCCTCTTCCCGAACACGTACCTCATTGTAGGAG TCTGCAGCGACGAACTGACACACAACTTCAAGGGCTTCACGGTGATGAACGAGAACGAGCGCTACGATGCCGTGCAGCACTGCCGCTACGTGGACGAGGTGGTGCGGAACGCCCCGTGGACGCTCTCGCCGGAGTTCTTGGCTGAGCACCGG ATTGACTTTGTTGCCCACGATGACATCCCGTATTCCTCTGCCGGGAGCGACGATGTATATAGGCACATAAAAGAAGCAG GAATGTTTGCGCCAACTCAGAGGACCGAAGGGATCTCCACGTCAGATATAATCACCCGTATCGTCCGGGACTACGATGTCTATGCCCGGCGGAATCTGCAGAGAGGTTATACAGCCAAAGAGCTCAACGTCAGCTTCATCAAT GAGAAGAAGTACCATTTGCAAGAGCGTGTCGATAAAGTGAAGAAGAGAGTGAAGGATGTGGAAGAGAAGTCCAAGGAGTTTGTCCAGAAGGTGGAGGAGAAAAGTATCGACCTCATCCAGAAATGGGAGGAGAAATCCCGCGAGTTCATCGGCAATTTCCTGGAGATGTTCGGCCCCGAAGGAGCCCTG actaacacggctaactcctctggatcttacacGACTTGCACACGGTCAGGGCCCAGAGCTTGTGAATTCATGGGGAG